GACACCGCCCGCGAACGGGGCGTCGATGGCTGGGTGAAGAACCTCGACGACGGCCGTGTCGAGGCCGTCTTCGAGGGGGGCGAGGGGGACGTGGAGTCGCTGGTCGAGTGGTGTCACGACGGGAGCCCCCGGGCACGGGTCGACGACGTGACGGTCGAGTACGATGATCCCGAGGGGCTGGACGGCTTCGAGGTGAAGTGGGAATGATGGGCGTCCAAGAGCAGGCCATCCTCGACGAGAACGCCGCGGCGCTGGGCGTCCCGCAGAAACAGTTGATGGAGTCCAGCGGCAACGCCGTTGCGCGAGTCGTCCGCGACGTGGCCGATCCCGATAGCGAGGTCGCCGTCGTCGCCGGTCGCGGGAACAACGGCGGCGACGCCTTCGTCACAGCGCGCTTCCTGACGGACTACGACGTGACCGTCCACCTGCTGGGTCGTCCCGAGACGATCACGACCGACATCGCACGGGAGAACTGGGAGGCGCTCCAGCGTGCCGAGGTCGACGCCCGCGAGGCCCGGGACTCGACCGACCTGGACCTGGCCGACCCCGACGTGGTCGTCGACGCGATGCTGGGGACCGGCGTTACGGGCGCACTCCGTGAGCCGGAAGCCACCGCAGCCGAGCGTATCGCCGAGACCGACGCCACGGTCGTCGCCGTCGACGTGCCCTCCGGGATCGACGCCGACACCGGCGAGGCGGCGGGCGTGGCCGTCGACGCCGACCACGTCGTCACCTTCCACGACCAGAAACCGGGACTCACCGAACTGGACGCCGACGTGAGGGTCGCCGACATCGGCATCCCGGAGGCGGCCGAACTGTTCGTCGAGCGTGGCGATCTCCTCCGTCTCTCCCGGGATCCGTCGAGTCACAAGGGTGACCACGGCGAAGTGTTAGTGATCGGCGGCGGCCCCTACACCGGTGCGCCGGCCCTCTCGGCACGGGCCGCGTTTCGCACCGGGGCCGACCTCGTTCGGGTGGCCTGTCCTTCCTCGGTCGCCCGCGAGGTACAGGGCTTCTCCGAGGGGATCATCGTGCGCCCGTTCACCGGCGACCTGCTCGAACCGGACCACGTCGACCAGTTGCTCGACCGGGCGGTCGAACACGACGTGGTAGTGATCGGCCCCGGCCTCGGGAACGCGAAGGGGACGCTGGAAGCCGTCGCGGAGTTCCTGGACGAGTTCGACGGCCGGGCCGTGGTCGACGCCGACGCCCTGCAGGTCGTCCCCGAAGTCGACACCGACGCGAGCCTGCTGTGTACGCCCCATCAGGGCGAACTCCGAAAGATGGGCGGCGAGACCGACGACGACTGGGAGCGACGCGCCGATCTGGTCGCCGAGTTCGCCGCCGACGTCGATCAGACGCTGCTGGTCAAGGGTGCCTACGACGTGATCAGCGACGGCGAGGTGACGCGAGTCAATCGAACCGGGAACCCGGGGATGACGGTCGGCGGTACGGGTGACGTGCTCGCGGGCGCGTCAGGGGCGTTGCTCGCGACACAGGAGCCGATTCACGCGGGCGCAATCGCCGCCTACGCCAACGGCCGGGCCGGCGACCTCGCCGTCGAGGAGTACGGGCACGGCCTCGTCGCCCCGGATCTCGTAGACAGCCTCCCGACGGCGCTGTGGGGTGAGAGCGATGCGTGACGGCGGGGACGACGGTGAGGACGAGGGCGCGGTCGGCGGTGAGGACGGGAGTCCCGACGACCCCCTCGACGAGGTCGGCGCGACGGCCGTCGAAGGGTCCGAGGAGTTGACCCACACAGACGACGAGGGGTCGGTCCAGATGGTCGACGTGGGAGACAAGCCCGACACGGCCCGGCGAGCGGTCGCGAAGGGTGAGATCGGCTTACAGTCCTCGACGATCGAGGCCATTCGTGACGATCAGGTCGAGAAGGGTGACGTACTCGCGACCGCCCGGATCGGCGCGATCCAGGCGGTCAAACACACCTGGGAGACGATCCCGATGTGCCACCAGATCCCGATCACCAACGTCGACTGCGAGTTCGACGTACGCGAGGAGCGGGTCCTCGCCACGGTGGCCGTCGAGACCACCGGCAAGACGGGCTGTGAGATGGAGGCGCTGGAGGGCGTGACGACGGGGCTGAACGTCGTCTGGGACATGGTCAAAGCAGCCGAGAAGGACGCGGACGGGCAGTATCCCGACACGGCGATTCGGAACGTCCGGGTCGTCGAGAAGCGAAAGCGCGAACTGTAGCGGCGACTGGCCGTCTCCCAATCGCTCGACCCCGTTCTGACCCTTCGAGTACTTTGTGGTTCTTCCCCAACCACGAAACATAAGTTCGAGAACGCCGAACTAACACCACAGCAATGCGCAACTTCGGACTCAAAGTGCGGATGGCGATCGTCGGCTCGATCCTGTTCGCCTTCTACACCGCGGGGATATCGTTCTTCTATCTGGTGTTCGGTGCACCGATACCGCTACTGATCGGGCTGAGCGTCGTGTTCGTCTTCGCCCAGTACAAGATCAGCAAGTGGTTCACGCTCCGGTCGCTGAAGGGCCAGGAGCTGCCCGAGGACCAGTTCCGCGAACTCCACCGCTTCGTCGAGCAGACCAGTCGGGACATGGGGATCGAAAAGCCCGACCTCTACCTCGTCGAGATGGGCGTCCCCAACGCCTTCGCGCTGGGCCGACGCGGGAACGGCACCGTCGCCGTCTCCCGTGAACTGCTCGGCGTGCTCGAACAGGACGAGGTCGAGGGCGTCGTCGCCCACGAACTGGCCCACCTCCAGAACCGCGACTCGATCATCATGCAACTGGGGCAGGGCATCGCTTCGATCATCGGCTTCGCCGCCTACTTCGCGGTGATCCTGTCGGGCGACAACGAACTCGTCGACATCTTCATCGGCATGATCGTGAGCAACATCGCGCAGATGCTGGTGATGGTCTTCGTGTTCGCCGTCTCCCGCCACCGCGAGTTCGTCGCCGACCGCGACGCCGCGGAGGTTCTCGGCCGCGGTGACCCGCTCGCCCGCGCGCTGGAGAAAATCTCCTCCAGTGCCAGCCGGGCGGAACCGACCCCCGAAGCCAAGGAAGTCAACGCGCTCTGTATCTTCGGCGGGGGAAGTAGCCTGCTGTCGACCCACCCCTCCACCGAGAAGCGGATCGAACGCCTCCGCAGTTACTGATGGTCGCCCGCGAGCTCATCGCGGCCGTCCTCGGCGTCGGCTTCGGGCTCGTGCTGATCGGATTCCCACAGGCGTTCATCCGGTCGTGGACCGCCGGCCGCCGCCGACCGGACCGCACCGGTGGCGAGTACGGCGAGGACGCGACGTTCGACGACAAGTGGCTCTGGGCGGTCCGCGGTCTCGGCGTAGTCGTGGCACTGATCGGCCTCGGATTCGGGGCGACGCTGTACCTCTAGGCCGACTCGGCGGCGACGAGGTCGCCGGCCTTGGCCCGTGATTGCTCGACGATTTTCGGCCGGGCCTCGAACTCGATGACCACCTGCTCGCCGTAATCGACGGTGTCGACGTGGGCGTGGTCGTGGATCCACGAGACGACGCTCATCGTCTCGTCGGTCATCGGCATGACGAGACGCTCGCGCTCGAACGGCGGGAGTTCGTGGTCGATGCGATCCCTAAGTGCGTCGACGTTCTCGCCCTCCCTGGCGCTGACCGCCACGGGGTTGGGAGCCAGCGCCGAGAGCGCCTCTCGCTTGCGTTCGAGTTCCTCGTCGTCCACCCGATCGATCTTGTTCAGGACCGTGACGATGGGGGCCTGATTGCGCTCCGAGAGGGTGTCGTGGCTGGTGACGAGTTTCTCCCGGATCTCCTCGATCGGTTCGCTCACGTCGACGACGAGGAGGACGAGGTCGGCCCGGTAGACCGCGTCGAGCGTGGACTTGAACGACTCGACCAGCCAGTGGGGCAGGTCCGTGATGAACCCGACCGTGTCTGTCACGAGCACGTCCCGGCGATCCATATCGGCCTTCCGGGTGGTCGTGCCCAGCGTCGTGAACAGGCGGTCCTCGCTCTCGGCAGTCGTATCGAGGTCGGGGTGGAGCTCCTCGTTCTCGTCGATGTCGAGGTCCTCGGCGAGTCGGCGCAACAGGGTCGACTTCCCGGCGTTGGTGTAGCCCGCCATCGCGACGAGGTCGAACCCCGATTCGCGGCGCTGTTCGCGCCGGTGTTGCTCGGTCTGTTCGATGTCTTCGAGTTCGTCCCGGATGCGCGAGATGCGGGCCTTGATGTCCCGTTCTCGGCTCTCGTCGTACTCACCGAGCCCCATGAATCCGGGGCGTTCCTCGCGTTTGGCGAGGCTGGCCTTGGCCTCGGCGCGGGGCAGTTCGTAGCGCAGTTCGGCGAGTTCGACCTGGAGCTGTGCCTTCCGGGTCTGTGCCCGCTGGCCGAAGATCTCCAGAATGAGGCGGAAGCGGTCGATCACCCGCCGGTCCTCGGGGAGGACGTTGCCGAGGTTGTAGGTCTGGTAGGGGCCGAGCTGATTGTCGAAGATCACGACCGTCGCGTCCTCGCGGGCGGCCGTCGCCGCGATCGTCTCGGCTTTCCCCTCCCCGACGTGCATCGCGGGGTCCTCGGTCCGGGTCTGGGTCACCTCACCGACGACCTCGTACCCGGCGGCCCGGGCCAGATCCCGGATTTCGCTCGTGTCGGCCGTTCCCGAGTCCACGCGCTTGGCGATGACCGCTCGCTCGGTCTCCGTGTGGTTCGCCGTCACTTACCCGAACCTACGGCGTGGTGCTATTTAAACACAGGGCCACCACTCCAGTACGGTTCCTGTCGGTCCACCGGCAGCTCCTTCCCCGGGCCGCGTCTGACAGGCGTCAGCGGGCCCCTGTGGGCACAAAAGTCTTATATCGGCGCACTCGGATAACTGATGTGACATGGTAGATCCAACGTTGCTGCAGGTCGCCGGGCTGGACCCCCAGCAGATCGGTATCGAGGTCGGGGGCGGCGCGGTCATCGGCGGCATTATCGGCTTCGCTGCGAAGAAAATCGCCAAGATAATCGCCGTCATCGTCGGCCTCGAACTGGCGCTGTTCAAGTTCCTCGAAACCAAGGGGATCCTCGCCGTCAACTGGGAGGCGATCACCGGTGCGGCGAACGACGGCGCGGATCAGGCCGCCGAGGCTCCCGGCTGGATCATGAGTCTACTCTCGGCACTCCCCGTGACGGCGGGCTTCAGCGGCGGCTTCCTCGTCGGCTTCAAAAAAGGATAATTCGAGTTCTCAGGGCGCGACCGGTGTCGCGGTCGACGGTGCGGGCGGCGTCGTCTCGTTGGTCGGCGGTTGCCCGGTGGGGGGCGTCCGAGGCGGTTGTGCACCCGGCGGGACACCCGGACGCTCCGTTCCGGTCGGTGTCGGTTTCGGCTCTTTCTGCCCGTTCACGAGGAACTCCGCGAGGTTGCTCACCAGCACCTCGTTATCGGCGTACTGGTAGTTCGAGGGCGTGAGGAACGACGTGTCGCCGATCAGTGCGACGTCGTCGTTGACCGCGGCGACAGGATAGGCGGCCTGCTGGCGGGTCGTCGACAGCGAGGTCCGCTCGGTCGCCGACAGCGCCACCGACGCCTCCTCGCCGACGGAGAGCGCCGTCGGTCGGTCGAACATCACTCTGTCCACGCCCTCGGTGAGCGGACCGTCGCCCGACGCGGTGGCGTAGACGTTCTGGTAGTTGTTCCCGTTCTCGTACATGTTGTACAGGTAGCCCGTCGACAGGCCCATCCCGAACCGGGAGGACAGCGGCGTCATCTGGCTCGCAGACTGCGTACTCGTCACGGGGCCGAGGATACTGACGATGCTGGTCGTCGCCGAGGTGGGTTCACCCAGCAGGGCGACGCGGCCCCCGCGGTCGGCGAAGTCGGCGATCCCGCGCCGCGCCGCGTCGGTGAACGGCCGACCCGGCGCGATCACGAGGAACGCGTCGGCGTCGCGTAGCGACTGGTTGAGCGGACTGCTCGATCCGGGACCGGACGACGACGGGGCGCCACCCGGGCCGCCTCCGCCGTGGAACCGCACTTCGTAGCCCGCGCTGACGAGCGACTCGACCAGCGGTTCGATCTCCTCGCGGTCGAAGTCGTTCTCGTGTGCCCGGTCGATCAGGACGACCTTCTCCTCGCTTCCGGCCTCGACGCTGACCGTGCCGGTCTGATTCACGTCTCCCGGGAGGATGTTCCCGGGCTCGAACGCGGCCGGGTCCTGCGGTCGCGGATTCGCGTCGCCACCCGGTGACGTGACCAGCGGTGAAACCGCGGCGACGGCCAGTACGAGCGCGAGGACGACGGCGAACACACCGACGAGTCGAGCGACGTTAGTCATCGGTACTCACCTCCGCGTGCTCGGGAGTACCGTAGACAGCGAGATACCGAGGTGTCTCGACCCCGCTGTAGTCGAACGGCGAGTCCTCGACCACCACGACCCGGTCGCCGGTGCCGTTGTGCTGTCCGATGACGAGTCCGAGACCGGGCTGTTCCGGGGGCTCCATCCGGACGATACCGTAGTTTTCGAGGCCGGCCTCGTCGGCCGCTCGCTGGATCGCGGCGTCGAGTCCGCCGATCTCGTCGGCGACACCGTTGCGCTGGGCCACAGCACCGGCGTACACCTTCGCGTAGGAGAGTTGCTCCCGTTCGAGGTCGAGTCGCTCACCGCGGTGGTCATAGACCATGCCGACGAACTCCTGGCGGAGCATCTCGACGCGGTCGCGGAACTCCGCTTGCGTCCCGCCAGCGCCCTTGTCCGGACCGGTGACGATCTGACTCCCGGCGGCCCCGCCGGACGGCTGGGTCCCGACCACGCCGACGCTCCCGACGATAGAGCCGGGGGTGACGTAGATCCGGCTGGCCGGTAACATGGCCATGTACGCGCCGGAGGCTCCGGTACCGGTGACGCTCGCCACGACCGGGATACCGGCCGCTCGCGTTCTGTTCACCGCGAGATACAGCGATTCACTCGCGGGGACGGTTCCACCGGGACTGTCGACTTTCAGGACGACAGCCTGGATCGACTCGTTCTGGCGGGCCTCTCGCAGGTTCGCGCCGATCTGGTCCGCCGTTTCGCCGGTGATGGGCCCCTCGACGGGGACCACCGCGACCGAGTCGGGCGTGTCCTGTGTCGCCCCTTCCGTGAACTGCATCACCTGGGGGGCCAGGAACACGCCGATCAGGACGGCGGCGACCGCGACCGCCACGTACAGCCACGTGGACGTTCCAGTCGCCTCGTTTTCTGCTGACATGATGCAGCCCGACCGTCGGGACACTCACGTAGAAGGTTTTCTAAACTAACAACTAGTTCTCGAAAATTTCCACGGAGGGCGACGGTACAGCCTCAGTGATACGTCAGAAGTACTGTCAGATCCCGGTCAACGCGTGGGGATGTCGTCCTCGTCGGAGATGATCCGGGTCTCGGCCTCGCCGCTGGTGTGTTCGTTGACCACGTCGTAGAACTCGTTTTGCATGCCAGCGGGGAAGGTGATGACGCCGACCCAGGAGCCGTCGGACTGCCACTCCTCGCGTTCGAGGTCGCCGAACTGCCGGATCTGGGCCTGTGCGGACCCGGCGTAGTCCGGTGGGACCTGCACGGCGACGGTCATCTCGTCGAACCGGATCGGAATGACGGGTCGGAGGAGATCGAGCGCCTCGTCGACCTGGTTCTCGGCGGGTTCCATCGGGTCGACTTTGAACCCCGCCTCTTCGAGTGCGTTCTCGATGCGTTCGGGCGGGTGGGGTGCGTCGTCCATCTGCGGGTTGACGGCGTTGCGGGTGATGTGCTGGACGAGCTGTTTGTGCTTCTGTTCCTGCATCTCCTTGCGCTGTTCGGCCGTGATCTGAATCTCCCCGTCCGCTACCACCTGTGGGATGATCTCCATCGGATCGGTGGTGTCGAACACCTCTTCGAGGGCGTTCTCTGGCGGACGATCACCTCGCGAGGCGTCCTCGAACACGTCCTCGGCGGCGATGACGTCCTCGAGTTCGCCGTCGAACTCGCCCCGCTTGATCGCGAGTGCCGCGTCAGGATCGATCAACACCTCGAATCGCTCCCCGTGGGACTCCAGTCGGGCCGTCACCGCCTCGTCGAGTGAAATCATACCCGAGGGTTGTGTTGCCCGGTTAAAAGGTGTTTCCCGGTTCCCGACCGGCGTTTTCGCAACCCCACGGCGGGAACGGTCCCCGCGGTTACTCCTCGGTCGCCTCGTCGTCCGGCTCTTCGCCCTCCGCAGCCTCGCTCTCGGCGTCGTCTTCGTCCGCGAGCAGGTCCAGATCGAGGAGGTAATCCTCGATTTCGTCGTCGGTGAGTTGGCGATACTCCCGATCCTCGACGCCGACAGTCGCCAGCCCGACGGCTTCGGGGCGGAGCGCGTCGTCGTTGACCGAGCCGAGTGCTTCGAGCGCTAGCCCGATGGCCTCGTTCAGATCGATCCCCTCGTCGTAGTGGTCTTCGAGGTAGTCCCGAACCTCGCCGCGGTCGGACCCGACGGCCAGTGCCTTCCACTCGTATGGGGTGCCAGAGGGATCGGTCTCGAACAGGCGCGGCTCGCCGTTGGCGTCGATGCCGCCGACGATCAGCGCGACGCCGAACGGCCGTGCACCGCCGATCTGCGTGTACTGCTGGATGTGATCGGTGACGTCCTTGGTCAGCGTCTCGACGCCGATGGGTTCGCCGTAGCGCAGCCGGTTGACCTGTGCGTTCCGGCGCGCGAAGTCGATCAACTGGCGCGCGTCGGCGACGTGACCGGCGCTCGCGATCCCGATGTGGTCGTCGGCCTTGTGTAACTTCTCGACGCTCGACCGCTCCATCAGCGGGGACCGAATACGCTTGTCGACCGCGAGGACGACGCCGTCGGCGGCGCGGATGCCGATGGACGCCGTGCCGCGCTTGACGGCCTCGCGTGCGTACTCGACCTGATAGAGGCGACCGTCCGGGGAGAAGATGGTGATCCCCCGGTCGTAGGCCTGCTGTTGTGATTGTCCCTGCATGGTTACAAATCGAGTGTGGTCGCGCCCGCGAACGCCGATTCGAGTCGGACGTCGGCGCGGCCCTCCCGCACCACCGCCGTCCGCTCGGCGTCCTCGAAGACGACCGTGCTCTCGTCCGTGGATTCCGGATCTGCTCGTATATACTTTTCCTCACAGGCACGGACCGTCCCGCTCACGCCCGCCACTCGCAGCCCCACGGGGTGGCCGTCGACGGCCTCGACCGCAGCGATCGCCGCCCGCGCCCGGTCGACCTCGTCGCGGCGCGTCCGCACCGCCGCCCAGCCGTCGCCGTCCCCGAAGGAAAAGCGGACGACCGTCAGGTCCACGTCCGCGCTCGCCGCATCGCCGAGCAGGTTCTGGGCCGCGTACCAGAGGTGGTGCTGAAAGTCCCCGCGGTCGACGTCGGCGTCCGGCCAGCCCTCGATGGCGACAGCGAGATAGCGCCACCGCGGCCGGAGGTGTTTCGGGAGGTGTTTCATCGGTCCTGGGGCGTGACGGTTCGCTCGGCCGGGACACGTTCCGCGACCAGCACACCCACTTGCCCGTGGACCCGCTCGACCGTCGTCAGCGCGAATCCGGCGTCGGTCAGCGCGTCGGCGAGCGTCCCGACCGTGGCCGGATCGTCCACCTCGGGCGTGTAGAATGGCTCGTCGGGGTCGGGTTCGTCGAAGAACATCACGTCGCCCAGCACGAACCGGTCGGGATCGAGGTCCGCGATCACCTCGATCGCCTCGCGCTTCTCCTCGTCGCTGAGGTGGTGCATCGCGAAGTTCGTCGTCACCACGTCGACCGATTCGTCGACGTCCGGCTCGCGGAACCGTCCGGTCCCGAAGGAGGCGTTCTCGATGCCGCGCTCGGCTGCCTTCTCGCGTGCCTGCTCTAGCATCCCGTCGCTGATGTCACGGCCGATCACGCGTCCGGCCTCGGGCGCGATCTGCAGCGCGATGGCACCCGTGCCGGTCCCCAGGTCCAGCACGGTGTCGTCGGCGTCGGCCGCGGCGTGTTCGACGACCAGCCCCGCACAGGCGCGGTACTCCGGGGTCTCGTCGTCGTCGTACGCCTCGGCCTTCTCGTCGAACCGGGCGGCGTGTTCTTCGAGGCTCTTCTTCATACTCAGGCCAGGGCGGGCTCGCCAAAAAGTCCCTCGCTCACCGTGCCCCAGCGGCGGCCCGACCGAACGAGTTAAAGCTGAGTTGGAGTAACTACGGTACCATGGAACGACGGGTGAGCCCGCCGTGCGACTGATGCTCGTCGCGGGCACGACGCGGACGGCCCGTATCGAGGGAATCAGCGCGGCCGGCGCGGATCAGGGCCTGCTGGTTCACACGCCCAGCGCCGACGCAGAGATCGTCACCTACGGCGAGCCGATCCGCGCGCCGGTCGTCCCGGTGAGTCCGAGCGGCTGTCCCACACCGGCGGTCGTGACCCGCGCCGTCCGGGAACTGCTGAATCTGGACGTGACGGTCGTCGACGGGGGTCTCGCGGAGCCGACCGGTGCGCCGACGGTGACCGTCGGTGCCCGGCCCGGGAACGACATTCGCGAGCAGGATCCGGTGTCGACCGCGCCGGGCGTCCTCGCGGCGGCCCGCGAGTTCGGGCGATCGGTCCCCGACGACGAGGTGTACCTGGCCGAGACCGTCCCCGGCGGAACGACGACCGCACTGGGTGCCCTCCGCGCGCTCGGCGAGGACCCGGCGGTCTCCTCCTCGCTCCCCGAGAACCCGCTGGAACTCAAGCGGGAGGTGGTCGAGGAGGGGCTGGCCGCGAGTTCGCTCGGCCCGGGCGACGCGGCGGGCGAACCCCCAGTCGCGCTCCGGCGGATGGGCGACCCCGTACTGGCGACGGTCACCGGCCTGCTCGTGGGCCTGGTGGAGAACGATACTGCGATCACACTGGCCGGCGGGACCCAGATGCTGACCGCCGCCGCGCTGGCGCGCCACGCCGGCGTCGAGACCACGATCCGGCTGGCGACCACCTCGTTCGTCGCCGACGACGAGAGCGTCGATCTGGAGGCGGCGGCCCGGGATCTCGACATCGACCTGACCGTCACCGATCCCGGCTTCGAGGCCCGCGATCACCCTGCGATGGACGCCTACGTCGCCGGCGAGGCCAAAGAGGGCGTCGGCATGGGCGGCGCGCTTGCACTCGCCGACGCCGCCAGGATCCCGATGGCCGACGTTCGTGAGCAGATCGTCACCGTCTACGATCGCCTGCTGGACGGTGCGGAGACGACCGAACCCGAGGCATGAGAGGACTCGTCCTCGGCGGCACCAGTTCCGGCGTCGGCAAGACCGTCGCGACGCTGGCTGCCATCCGAGCGTTCGAGGATGCCGGGCACGCCGTCCAGCCAGCCAAGGCCGGCCCGGACTTCATCGATCCGAGTCACCACGCCGTCGTCGCCGACCGCCCGTCCCGGACGCTGGATACGTGGCTCGAAGGCACCGACGGCCTCCGGCGCAACTACCGTCGCGGCGAGGGCGACCTCTGTCTCGTCGAGGGCGTCATGGGCCTGTACGACGGCGACGGCTCCAGCACGGCGATGGTCGCCGAGGCGCTGGACCTGCCTGTCGTCCTCGTCGTCGACGCGAAAGCCGGCATGGAGAGCGTCGCGGCGACGGCGCTGGGGTTCCGAGAGTACGCGGCCCGGATCGACCGCGATATCGACGTGGCCGGCGTGATCGCCCAGCGCGCCCACGGCGGCCGCCACGCCGACGGCATCCGCGACGCCTTGCCCGACGAACTCGACTACTTCGGCAGGATCCCGCCGACGCCCGAACTGGAGATTCCGGACCGTCACCTCGGGCTGGAGATGGGCGACGAATCACAGGTCGACGACAACGCGCTCGCGACCGCCGCCGATCACCTGCGCGTCGACGCCCTGCTGGAGACGGCGCGGGCACCGCCCGAACCCGCTGGGGGAGTCGATACCCACGAAGGCACCACTGACGCCCGTATCGCCGTCGCCGAGGACGCCGCCTTCTGTTTCACCTATCCGGCGACGCTGGAACGGCTCCGCGACCGGGCCGAGGTGGTGACCTTCGCGCCGACCGCCGGTGACGACCTGCCCGATTGCGACGGTGTCTACCTCCCCGGCGGTTACCCCGAACTCCACGTCTCGGAACTGGCCGCGAGTCCGGCCCTCGACACCATCGGCGAGCGCGCCAGCGAGGGCCTGCCGATCCTCGGGGAGTGCGGTGGACTGATGACGCTCTCGGAGTCGCTGACCACCGCCGACGGCGAGACCGGCGAGATGGCCGGCGTCCTCCCCGCGGAAATCGAGATGCGGGACCGCTACCAGGCGCTCGACCACGTGGAGTTGCGGGCGACGGAGGAAACGCTCACCGCCGATTCCGGTGGGTTCCTTCGGGGGCACGAATTTCACTACAGCGAGGCGTCGGTGGGCCGAGACGCTCGCTTCGCCTTCGAGATGGAACGGGGCGACGGGATCGACGGCGAGCGCGACGGGCTGACCGAGTACCGGACGCTCGGCACCTACGCCCACGTCCACGCCGAGAGCGGGGCGTTCGACCGGTTTCTGGACGCGGTCGAACTGTAGCAACCGAGGTGCTTCGACGCCCGGCTCGGTCGCTCAGGAGACCGACCCCGTGCTCGTTTCACCGGACTGTGACGTTACGAATCACGTCCATCCGTTCTGTGGCTCGAACCCTCGTCTGAACGCGTCCGCAGTTGCCGGACCAGATTCAGGTGCATGAGATGGAGGTGCATTCCGATGCCGAACAGCAACAGCCCCATGCCGACGAATATCAGCGGCATGAGGATCGCATCGACGGCACTCGCGACGGAGTCGAGATTCGACGGCAATACCACGAGGACTGCGAGGACGAACGCGCCGAGGATCACGGCGAAACCGGCCTTGACGAGTCTGGAATATCGCCCGACCCGCTGGAGTCGGTCCTCGATCTCCGTCGTACTCGTGGAATCGTCGTCTGGGACCATCTATCTCTGAACGCGATTCCGGGATGAATTGCGTGGGTGACAGGGTAGAGCCATTCCCATCCGGATTCCCGGTTATGCGTTCGCCATTTCCCGGCAGGTTT
This Halorientalis sp. IM1011 DNA region includes the following protein-coding sequences:
- a CDS encoding Rpp14/Pop5 family protein — protein: MKHLPKHLRPRWRYLAVAIEGWPDADVDRGDFQHHLWYAAQNLLGDAASADVDLTVVRFSFGDGDGWAAVRTRRDEVDRARAAIAAVEAVDGHPVGLRVAGVSGTVRACEEKYIRADPESTDESTVVFEDAERTAVVREGRADVRLESAFAGATTLDL
- a CDS encoding class I SAM-dependent methyltransferase; this encodes MKKSLEEHAARFDEKAEAYDDDETPEYRACAGLVVEHAAADADDTVLDLGTGTGAIALQIAPEAGRVIGRDISDGMLEQAREKAAERGIENASFGTGRFREPDVDESVDVVTTNFAMHHLSDEEKREAIEVIADLDPDRFVLGDVMFFDEPDPDEPFYTPEVDDPATVGTLADALTDAGFALTTVERVHGQVGVLVAERVPAERTVTPQDR
- a CDS encoding nicotinate-nucleotide--dimethylbenzimidazole phosphoribosyltransferase, with the protein product MLVAGTTRTARIEGISAAGADQGLLVHTPSADAEIVTYGEPIRAPVVPVSPSGCPTPAVVTRAVRELLNLDVTVVDGGLAEPTGAPTVTVGARPGNDIREQDPVSTAPGVLAAAREFGRSVPDDEVYLAETVPGGTTTALGALRALGEDPAVSSSLPENPLELKREVVEEGLAASSLGPGDAAGEPPVALRRMGDPVLATVTGLLVGLVENDTAITLAGGTQMLTAAALARHAGVETTIRLATTSFVADDESVDLEAAARDLDIDLTVTDPGFEARDHPAMDAYVAGEAKEGVGMGGALALADAARIPMADVREQIVTVYDRLLDGAETTEPEA
- a CDS encoding cobyrinic acid a,c-diamide synthase → MRGLVLGGTSSGVGKTVATLAAIRAFEDAGHAVQPAKAGPDFIDPSHHAVVADRPSRTLDTWLEGTDGLRRNYRRGEGDLCLVEGVMGLYDGDGSSTAMVAEALDLPVVLVVDAKAGMESVAATALGFREYAARIDRDIDVAGVIAQRAHGGRHADGIRDALPDELDYFGRIPPTPELEIPDRHLGLEMGDESQVDDNALATAADHLRVDALLETARAPPEPAGGVDTHEGTTDARIAVAEDAAFCFTYPATLERLRDRAEVVTFAPTAGDDLPDCDGVYLPGGYPELHVSELAASPALDTIGERASEGLPILGECGGLMTLSESLTTADGETGEMAGVLPAEIEMRDRYQALDHVELRATEETLTADSGGFLRGHEFHYSEASVGRDARFAFEMERGDGIDGERDGLTEYRTLGTYAHVHAESGAFDRFLDAVEL